The sequence CGCGCTCCCGAAGTTCGGCGGCGGCATCAGCCGAAAGGAGATCGCGATCTTCACGCGGCAGTTCTCGGTGATGATCGACGCCGGCTTGCCGCTGGTCCAGTGCCTGGAGATCCTGGGCTCGCAGCAGGAGAACCGGACCTTCCAGAAGATCCTGTTCCAGGTCCGTCAGGACGTGGAGTCGGGCTCGACCCTGGCCGACGCGCTCCGGAAGCACCCTAAGGCGTTCGACGACCTCTACGCCAACATGGTGGCCGCCGGCGAGTCGGGAGGTATCCTCGACACGATCCTGCAGCGGCTCTCCCAGTACATCGAGAAGATCGTCAAGCTGCGCGCGGCGGTTCGGTCCGCCATGGTCTATCCGATCGCCGTCATCCTCATCGCAATCGGCGTCGTCTGGATCATCCTCTGGAAGGTCATCCCGACGTTCGCCACCCTGTTCGAGGGGCTGGGGGCGCGACTCCCGCTGCCGACGCGGATCACGATCGGCCTGTCCCATTTCATCGGGGCATGGTGGTGGCTCGTCTTCGCGGCCATCGGTCTCGGGGTCTTCGCCCTGAATCGCTACCACAAGACCTATCACGGGCGACGGGTGCTGGACGGGTTGCTCCTCAAGGCCCCGGTTCTCGGGCAGGTCCTCCGCAAGATCGCGGTGGCGCGATTCTGCAGGACCCTCGGAACTCTCGTCTCCTCCGGCGTGCCGATCCTGGAGGGGCTGGCCATCACCGCGCGGACCGCGGGGAACTCCGTGGTCGAGGACGCGATCATGGCCACGAGGAAGAGCATCGAGGAAGGGAAGACGATCGCGGAGCCGCTGAAGAACACCGACGTGTTCCCTCCGATGGTGGTCCAGATGGTCGCGGTGGGCGAGCAGACGGGCGCCCTCGAGACCATGCTCAACAAGATCGCGGATTTCTACGAGGACGAGGTCGACGAGGCGACGGCGAATCTCCTGGCCCTCCTCGAGCCCATCATGATCATGTTCCTCGGCGGCGTCATCGGCGGCATCGTGATCTCGATGTACATGCCGATGTTCGACCTGATCTCGAAAATCGGCTGAGGCGGGCCGGGGGGCCGACCCCGGACGCCCGGCGGACCGGCGGAGCGATGGACCGGACCGAGATGGAACGACAGCTTCGGTGGCTGATGATCCTGAGGGTCGTCACCGTGACGGCCATCCTGATCTCGGCCTTCGCCATCGAGCTGCTGCTCCGGCCGGGCGAGACCCTGAGGCCGCTGTTCGGGCTGTCGGCGGCGGCGTACGGAATGGTGCTCCTTCACGCGGCGCTCGACCCCTGGCTCAAGGGCCGGATCGTGTTCGCCTACCTCCAGCTCGCGGGCGACAGCATCGTGGTCACCGGGTTCGTCCGGATCACCGGGGGGATCGACAGCCCGATGTCGTTCCTGTACCTGCTCCCGATCATCGTCGCTTCCATGCTGCTCTTCCGCCGCGGCGGGCTGGTGTTCGCCGGCGTCTGCTGGACGATGTACG is a genomic window of Terriglobia bacterium containing:
- a CDS encoding type II secretion system F family protein, coding for MPNYSWKGKTRAGKIQEGVLVAETKDAVIAALRKQQIMVTAVTEKGKEFALPKFGGGISRKEIAIFTRQFSVMIDAGLPLVQCLEILGSQQENRTFQKILFQVRQDVESGSTLADALRKHPKAFDDLYANMVAAGESGGILDTILQRLSQYIEKIVKLRAAVRSAMVYPIAVILIAIGVVWIILWKVIPTFATLFEGLGARLPLPTRITIGLSHFIGAWWWLVFAAIGLGVFALNRYHKTYHGRRVLDGLLLKAPVLGQVLRKIAVARFCRTLGTLVSSGVPILEGLAITARTAGNSVVEDAIMATRKSIEEGKTIAEPLKNTDVFPPMVVQMVAVGEQTGALETMLNKIADFYEDEVDEATANLLALLEPIMIMFLGGVIGGIVISMYMPMFDLISKIG